The DNA window GCACCACCTGGGCCGAGGTCGACGTGATCGGCTTCTGCCTGCCCGCCGACCAGAAGCTGGGCCCCGGCGACAAGTTCATCGCCAAGGAACTCGCGGGCATCAAGAAGACGCCGAAGATCGCGATCGTCACGAAGACCGACCTCGTCGACTCCAAGCAGCTCGCCGAGCAGCTCATCGCCATCGACCAGCTCTCCAAGGAGCTCGGCTTCGAGTGGCAGGAGATCGTCCCGGTGTCGGCCGTCGGCGACAGCCAGGTCTCGCTCCTCGCCGACCTGTTGATCCCGCTGCTCCCGGAGAGCCCGCCGCTCTACCCGGAGGGCGACCTCACCGACGAGCCCGAGATGGTCATGGTCGCGGAATTGATCCGCGAGGCCGCCCTCGAAGGCGTACGGGACGAGCTGCCGCACTCCATCGCGGTCGTCGTCGAGGAGATGCTGCCGCGCGAGGACCGCCCGGCCGACAGGCCGCTCCTCGACATCCACGCGAACGTCTACATCGAGCGTCCCAGCCAGAAGGGCATCATCATCGGCCCCAAGGGCCAGCGCCTGAAGGACGTCGGTACGAAGTCGCGCAAGCACATCGAGGCCCTGCTGGGCACGCCGGTCTTCCTGGACCTGCACGTGAAGGTCGCCAAGGACTGGCAGCGGGACCCGAAGCAGCTGCGCAAGCTCGGCTTCTGAGCCGCCGGACCTCCGGCGACCGTCACGCCCGCTGCGCGCGCAAAGCGTCCCGAAGCCAGCGGAACGACGCCTTCGGCGTGCGGTCCAGCGTCTCGTAATCGATGTGGACGAGGCCGAAGCGCTGGGCGTACCCCTCGGCCCACTCGAAGTTGTCCACGGGCGACCAGACGAAGCAGCGCGCACATCGGCGCCTCCGCCACCGCCCTGTGCAGCGCCCGCAGATGACCGTCGAG is part of the Streptomyces agglomeratus genome and encodes:
- the era gene encoding GTPase Era, with protein sequence MSARTQSSEAPHRAGFACFVGRPNAGKSTLTNALVGQKVAITSSRPQTTRHTVRGIVHRPEAQLILVDTPGLHKPRTLLGERLNDVVRTTWAEVDVIGFCLPADQKLGPGDKFIAKELAGIKKTPKIAIVTKTDLVDSKQLAEQLIAIDQLSKELGFEWQEIVPVSAVGDSQVSLLADLLIPLLPESPPLYPEGDLTDEPEMVMVAELIREAALEGVRDELPHSIAVVVEEMLPREDRPADRPLLDIHANVYIERPSQKGIIIGPKGQRLKDVGTKSRKHIEALLGTPVFLDLHVKVAKDWQRDPKQLRKLGF